Proteins encoded in a region of the Fusarium falciforme chromosome 6, complete sequence genome:
- a CDS encoding SNF2 superfamily RAD5 protein, translating into MSFNDSQEPPAKKRRFFVDPSEASSDPALPSNLDSSPLQPRKRFFKDEDDDVKLEQDDRNVLVERSANGTSQQSQPPPPSDLQQESSSVSFDQETFEAFIGDKVSSDVLSAIRDHCGNNLERAVNMYFDGTYKKFTKKPTLPTPSKPTATSSSRSPSAITERPKATISQKRMPNFRYIGAFGAEGWATRSGTNLLKHGDIVKIERHKPLPPQPAKVKGKFGSVTPSRANNFASRRVDIVVRFTTQSGTEIGRLSKDTAKWVSTLIDQKVCKFEGTCVYIPERLRTSDTVFLQLRCFILKSAFFDRSFQLADDRSAVFFEQNETTDEKNLRLRQFALVKLFEEINLQPTVTNAAAKDGRKGLLHAAEQDEEKQKDLKKTATNGKEVHSSNSSDTEEGEELEQDQLDALYKKAQSFDFSTPEAEPADTFAMDLRPYQKQALHWMMAKEKDEQSNRELSMHPLWEEYTWPLKDVDDKDLPPVEGQPNFYVNPYSGDLSLDFPVQEQHCLGGILADEMGLGKTIQMLSLVHTHRSEVAHQARQSAGGISNVNQLTRLGMNSESVLPAPCTTLVVAPMSLLSQWQSEAEKASKEGTMKIELYYGNEKSNNLQALCCASNAASAPDIVITSYGVVLSEFSSIAAKNGDKSFHNGLFSLKFFRVILDEAHHIKNRSSKTAKACYEISADHRWALTGTPIVNKLEDLFSLVRFLGVEPWNNFSFWRTFITVPFETGEFVRALDVVQTVLEPLVLRRTKDMKTPDGKPLVLLPPKQIEIVNVELSETERGVYDYIFNKAKRTFSQNVEAGTVMKAFTTIFAQILRLRQSCCHPILVRNRDIVADEVEAEAASDAVSGLADDMDLESLITSFTAVTDEASKDNNQVFGAHALEQIRDEAENECPLCFEEPMNDQTVTGCWHSACKKCLLDYIKHETDRAVMPRCFNCREPLNQRDLFEVVRHDDDPDKVSKKPKISLQRVGVNASSAKVVALMSELRALRREHPRMKSVVFSQFTSFLSLIEPALTRANVKYLRLDGSMAQKARAAVLTEFTERKGFTVLLLSLRAGGVGLNLTSAGRVFMMDPWWSFAVEAQAIDRVHRMGQESEVQVKRFVVKESVEERMLKVQERKKFIATSLGMMNDEEKKLQRIEDIKELLS; encoded by the exons ATGAGCTTCAACGATTCTCAAGAGCCTCCCGCAAAGAAGCGCAGATTCTTTGTGGACCCTTCAGAGGCGTCTTCTGATCCAGCATTACCAAGCAACCTCGACTCGTCCCCGCTACAGCCACGGAAACGCTTTTTcaaggacgaagatgatgatgtgaAGTTAGAACAAGATGATAGGAACGTCCTTGTCGAACGATCCGCAAATGGAACATCACAGCAATCacaacctccacctccatccGACCTACAACAAGAGTCGTCCTCCGTCTCCTTCGATCAGGAGACCTTTGAGGCCTTCATTGGCGACAAAGTCAGCTCCGATGTTCTCTCCGCTATCAGGGACCATTGCGGAAACAACCTCGAACGAGCCGTCAACATGTACTTTGACGGGACGTACAAGAAGTTTACCAAGAAGCCAACATTGCCGACCCCGTCGAAACCTACCGCCACCAGCTCGAGTCGCTCCCCAAGCGCTATCACAGAACGCCCAAAAGCTACGATCTCACAAAAGCGAATGCCGAATTTTCGATACATAGGAGCGTTTGGCGCTGAAGGATGGGCCACTCGAAGCGGAACCAACCTCCTTAAGCACGGCGATATTGTCAAGATCGAGCGACACAAGCCCCTACCGCCACAGCCGGCAAAGGTCAAGGGGAAATTTGGTTCTGTTACACCCTCAAGAGCCAATAATTTTGCTTCACGGCGGGTTGATATTGTCGTGCGCTTCACGACCCAGAGCGGGACAGAAATTGGACGACTGTCAAAGGACACGGCCAAGTGGGTGTCGACATTGATCGATCAGAAGGTCTGCAAGTTTGAAGGAACCTGCGTCTACATCCCCGAGAGACTTCGGACTAGTGATACCGTGTTTCTGCAACTACGATGCTTCATACTCAAATCGGCCTTTTTTGATCGCTCCTTTCAGCTGGCTGACGACCGGTCGGCCGTTTTCTTTGAGCAGAACGAGACGACTGATGAGAAGAACCTTCGGCTACGGCAGTTTGCTCTGGTGAAACTATTCGAGGAGATCAATTTGCAGCCGACCGTGACGAATGCTGCTGCGAAGGACGGCCGTAAGGGGCTCCTTCATGCTGCTGAGcaagacgaggagaagcagaaaGACCTCAAGAAGACAGCCACCAATGGAAAAGAAGTTCACTCATCAAATTCGTCAGACACAGAAGAAGGGGAGGAGCTAGAACAGGATCAACTCGATGCGCTTTACAAGAAGGCGCAATCTTTCGACTTTAGTACCCCTGAAGCGGAACCGGCAGACACTTTCGCTATGGATCTTCGGCCATACCAAAAGCAAGCGCTGCACTGGATgatggccaaggagaaggatgaaCAGAGCAACAGAGAGCTGTCGATGCATCCTCTCTGGGAGGAATACACTTGGCCTCTCAAGGATGTCGACGACAAGGACCTACCACCAGTCGAGGGACAGCCCAACTTTTATGTCAATCCGTACTCTGGTGATCTCTCCCTCGACTTCCCGGTTCAAGAGCAGCATTGCCTTGGTGGTATTCTCGCCGACGAGATGGGACTTGGAAAGACGATTCAGATGTTGAGCTTGGTTCATACACATCGATCAGAGGTTGCTCATCAGGCTCGCCAATCCGCTGGTGGCATCTCTAATGTGAATCAACTTACAAGACTGGGCATGAATTCCGAGTCTGTTCTTCCAGCGCCCTGCACAACGCTTGTCGTTGCGCCCATGTCACTGCTATCGCAGTGGCAGAGTGAGGCAGAGAAGGCCTCCAAGGAGGGGACGATGAAGATTGAACTATACTACGGCAACGAAAAAAGCAACAATCTTCAAGCACTCTGCTGTGCATCCAATGCAGCCAGTGCGCCAGACATAGTTATCACTAGTTACGGCGTGGTATTGTCTGAGTTTAGCAGCATCGCTGCAAAGAATGGCGACAAGTCATTCCACAACGGCCTTTTCTCACTCAAGTTTTTCCGAGTAATTCTTGACGAAGCTCATCACATCAAGAACAGATCATCCAAGACAGCCAAGGCCTGCTACGAGATCTCAGCTGACCACCGCTGGGCTTTGACTGGAACACCCATTGTCAACAAGTTGGAAGACTTGTTTAGCTTGGTCAGATTCCTAGGCGTTGAGCCTTGGAACAACTTCTCATTCTGGCGGACGTTTATCACAGTGCCCTTTGAAACTGGAGAGTTCGTTCGGGCTTTGGATGTGGTGCAAACAGTGTTGGAGCCTCTTGTGCTTCGGCGCACAAAAGACATGAAGACACCCGACGGCAAGCCTCTTGTGCTTCTACCACCCAAGCAGATTGAGATTGTCAACGTGGAACTGTCGGAGACGGAGCGAGGCGTTTATGACTACATCTTTAACAAGGCGAAGCGGACGTTCTCGCAAAACGTTGAGGCTGGCACCGTCATGAAGGCATTCACCACCATCTTTGCACAGATTCTGCGTCTTCGCCAATCCTGCTGCCATCCTATTCTTGTCCGCAACCGTGATATCGTGGCGGACGAGGTAGAAGCCGAGGCAGCTTCCGACGCAGTCTCTGGTCTTGCCGACGATATGGATCTCGAGTCACTCATCACCTCGTTCACGGCGGTGACGGATGAAGCGTCGAAAGATAACAACCAGGTCTTTGGCGCCCATGCGTTGGAGCAGATTCGCGACGAGGCGGAAAACGAGTGTCCGCTCTGCTTTGAAGAGCCGATGAATGACCAGACGGTCACTGGATGCTGGCACTCTGCTTGCAAGAAGTGTTTGCTAGACTACATCAAGCATGAAACTGACAGGGCAGTTATGCCTCGATGTTTCAACTGCCGGGAGCCCCTCAACCAGCGGGATCTGTTTGAGGTTGTCCGGCATGACGACGACCCTGACAAGGTCTCGAAGAAACCCAAGATCAGCCTACAGCGTGTGGGTGTCAACGCTTCGTCAGCAAAGGTTGTGGCGCTCATGTCAGAACTACGTGCGCTACGGAGAGAACATCCCAGGATGAAATCTGTGGTGTTTTCACAGTTCACTTCGTTTCTCAGCCTCATCGAGCCAGCCCTGACACGGGCAAATGTCAAATATCTACGACTTGACGGATCGATGGCCCAAAAGGCTCGAGCAGCAGTTCTCACCGAGTTTACTGAAAGGAAAGGCTTCACCGTTCTACTGCTCAGCTTGCGCGCGGGTGGCGTGGGACTCAACTTGACGAGTGCAGGGCGAGTCTTCATGATGGACCCCTGGTGGAGTTTTGCGGTCGAGGCTCAGGCCATCGATCGAGTGCACAGAATGGGACAAGAGTCGGAAGTACAAGTGAAGAGGTTTGTGGTCAAGGAGAGTGTCGAGGAGAGGATGCTCAAGGTTCAAGAGCGGAAGAAGTTCAT TGCGACCTCGCTGGGTATGATGAACGACGAAGAAAAGAAGCTGCAACGCATTGAGGACATCAAGGAGTTGTTGAGTTAA
- a CDS encoding 30s ribosomal protein s6 gives MLYELIAIVRPGNLSEVKEIAQTVGSLVLKNGGVVRGLANWGVFSLPKPISVHQMKHTHGHYFVMRYDAASKVHQDVRNTLRLEPRMIRAAHVKLGDGKLETLARFGPPKWKTTGSEA, from the exons atgcTCTACGAACTCATTGCAATT GTCCGACCGGGCAACCTCTCCGAGGTGAAAGA AATCGCCCAGACTGTCGGCTCCCTCGTCCTCAAGAATGGCGGCGTCGTGCGCGGCCTCGCCAACTGGGGCGTCTTCTCTCTCCCCAAGCCCATCTCGGTGCATCAGATGAAGCACACCCACGGCCACTACTTCGTCATGCGATACGACGCCGCCTCCAAGGTGCACCAGGACGTCCGCAACACCCTCCGCCTCGAGCCCCGTATGATCCGCGCCGCCCACGTCAAGCTCGGCGACGGCAAGCTGGAGACGCTGGCGAGATTCGGACCGCCCAAGTGGAAGACGACAGGCAGCGAGGCATAG
- a CDS encoding Defective in cullin neddylation protein: protein MPPPSSAQQKVLIAQFVSLTGATERQATRFLKNASFKMNEAVDTYFSSDGNGKGPSPVEAKLESLFDQLQDSNDEKDKLELDSTMAYLTEKLKINIENAELLVVLELLQAPSVGMITRRGYVDGWKNTGVGASHQEHAAHLRRLISSLSSDPALFKKVYRYAFVAGREPDQKALGLENALVYWDILFASPGMEWKTANHDWLDLWKSFLNAKWTRSVNKDMWNMTLEFAVKSLSDESLSFWNEDGAWPSVIDDFVEWCREKGIGKADGMDVDDN, encoded by the exons ATGCCGCCGCCGTCTTCCGCCCAGCAGAAGGTGCTCATCGCCCAGTTTGTATCCTTGACTGGTGCCACAGAGCGTCAGGCTACTCGT TTCCTCAAGAATGCAAGCTTCAAGATGAACGAAGCGGTCGATAC GTACTTCTCTTCGGACGGAAATGGCAAGGGACCATCACCAGTCGAGGCCAAGTTGGAATCCTTATTCGACCAACTGCAGG ATAGTAACGATGAGAAGGACAAGTTGGAGCTTGACTCCACTATGGCTTACCTCactgagaagctcaagattaACATCGAGAACGCAGAATTGCTTGTGGTCCTGGAACTTCTCCAGGCACCCTCAGTGGGAATGATTACCAGGAGGGGATATGTTGATGGATGGAAAAACACTGG AGTTGGAGCATCACACCAGGAGCATGCTGCCCATCTTCGACGACTGATTTCATCCCTCTCCTCCGACCCCGCCTTGTTCAAGAAGGTATATCGGTACGCTTTCGTTGCAGGACGAGAACCCGACCAGAAGGCCCTCGGCCTGGAGAACGCCCTCGTTTACTGGGACATCTTGTTTGCCTCTCCCGGAATGGAGTGGAAGACTGCGAATCACGACTGGCTGGACCTGTGGAAGTCCTTCCTCAATGCAAAGTGGACCCGGTCTGTCAACAAGGATATGTGGAATATGACGCTCGAGTTTGCCGTCAAGTCTCTGTCAGACGAGTCACTATCTTTCTGGAACGAGGACGGTGCGTGGCCAAGTGTCATTGATGACTTTGTCGAATGGTGCCGCGAGAAGGGTATCGGTAAGGCCGACGGCATGGATGTTGACGACAATTGA